In Bernardetia litoralis DSM 6794, the genomic window TTTATTACTAATCACTTATAATTTTTCCCTATTTTATGTTAGCATTTATCACAGGCGCAACTTCAGGAATTGGACTTGCCACAGCAAGAATTTTTGCAGAAAATAATATTGACCTTATTCTTTGTGGAAGAAGAAAAGAAAGACTTCAAGAGTTAGAAAAAGAATTATCTCAAAAAGTAAAAGTAACATTACTTTCTTTTGATGTTAGTAATAGAGATGAAGTGAAAAAAGCAGTAGATTCTCTTTCAAGTGATTGTCAAAATATTGATGTTCTTATCAATAATGCAGGAAATGCACACGGACATGCTTCTATACAAGATGGTAATTTGGATGATTGGGATGCAATGATTAACTTAAATGTAAAAGGACTTTTGTATGTAACAAAGGCTATTTTGCCAAAATTATTAAACAAAACAAGGTCAGAAATCAACAAAGGACAAATTATAAATATTGGTTCGATTGCTGGAATTGATTCTTATCCAAACGGAAATATTTATTGTGCTACCAAGTCAGCCGTTGCGATGCTTAGTGAAACAATGAGAATTGATTTATTCAAAGAAAATGTAAAAGTAAGCGAAGTAAAACCTGGATTAGTAGAAACAGAGTTTGCAAAAGTTCGTTTTAAAAATGACGATAAAAAAGCCAAAGAAGTGTATCAAAATTATACACCTCTTACACCAAAAGATATAGCAGAATTAATTTATTTTGTAATCTCTCGTCCTGCTCATGTCAATGTTGCTGATGTTTTGATTTTGCCAGCCGACCAAGCAAAAACAACTTTAGTAAATAAGAGGTAAGATTTAAAAACCTTGT contains:
- a CDS encoding SDR family NAD(P)-dependent oxidoreductase; the encoded protein is MLAFITGATSGIGLATARIFAENNIDLILCGRRKERLQELEKELSQKVKVTLLSFDVSNRDEVKKAVDSLSSDCQNIDVLINNAGNAHGHASIQDGNLDDWDAMINLNVKGLLYVTKAILPKLLNKTRSEINKGQIINIGSIAGIDSYPNGNIYCATKSAVAMLSETMRIDLFKENVKVSEVKPGLVETEFAKVRFKNDDKKAKEVYQNYTPLTPKDIAELIYFVISRPAHVNVADVLILPADQAKTTLVNKR